The following coding sequences lie in one Agarivorans sp. Alg241-V36 genomic window:
- the putP gene encoding sodium/proline symporter PutP, whose product MIENSFAISATFIAYLIVMLSIGIYAYKRTSNSEDYFLGGRSLGPWPAALSAGASDMSGWLLLGLPGYAYAAGIEAIWLAGGLLVGTWLNWLICAKRLRTYSIVMNNALTIPEFFARRFEDKSKLLQSISAFFILLFFLFYTSSGLVAGGKLFETVFGLDYTTAVIVGTVCVVSYTLFGGFLAVSWTDLVQGLLMAAALMIVPIAAMEGSFGDLNQALTLKNPELLNLWTDVKGEPLSAIAIISLVAWGLGYFGQPHILARFKATRSNKDIGTARRIAVTWTALSMAGALLIGVVGIVYVDSHLGGNIKDGETIFMLLVNAIFHPVIAGILLAAILAAIMSTADSQLLVSSSALAEDFYKQVFRPQASQQEIVKVGRIAVVALSIVALVLAMNPESSVLGLVSYAWAGFGAAFGPALLISLFWKDMNRNGALAGVVLGGVTVVVWKQLSGGLFDIYEIVPGFIFASIAIIAVSKATGGASQSIHTTHAEYEKQLVELD is encoded by the coding sequence ATGATTGAAAATAGCTTTGCTATCAGTGCCACATTTATAGCCTATCTTATCGTTATGCTATCAATTGGCATTTACGCCTATAAACGCACCTCCAACTCAGAAGATTACTTCTTAGGTGGTCGCTCATTAGGCCCATGGCCAGCAGCCCTATCGGCTGGCGCCTCAGACATGAGTGGCTGGTTGCTACTTGGTTTGCCGGGTTACGCTTATGCCGCTGGTATCGAAGCTATTTGGTTAGCTGGCGGCTTGTTAGTAGGCACCTGGTTAAACTGGCTGATTTGTGCCAAACGCCTGCGCACCTACTCCATTGTTATGAACAACGCTCTCACCATTCCTGAGTTTTTTGCCCGCCGTTTTGAAGATAAATCTAAACTGCTGCAATCAATCTCAGCCTTCTTTATCTTGCTGTTTTTCTTGTTCTACACCAGTTCTGGTCTGGTGGCTGGCGGCAAACTGTTTGAAACAGTATTTGGTTTAGACTACACCACCGCAGTGATTGTAGGCACCGTTTGTGTTGTCTCCTACACCCTGTTTGGCGGCTTTTTAGCGGTATCGTGGACCGATTTAGTGCAAGGCTTGTTAATGGCTGCAGCCTTAATGATTGTGCCTATCGCCGCAATGGAAGGCTCCTTTGGCGATCTAAACCAAGCGCTAACCCTTAAAAACCCAGAGCTACTAAACCTGTGGACCGACGTAAAAGGCGAGCCGCTATCGGCCATTGCGATTATCTCGCTAGTGGCATGGGGTTTAGGCTACTTTGGCCAGCCACATATTTTGGCGCGTTTTAAAGCTACTCGCAGCAACAAAGACATTGGCACCGCTCGCCGTATCGCAGTAACTTGGACGGCGCTGTCTATGGCCGGCGCACTGCTTATTGGCGTAGTGGGCATTGTGTATGTAGATTCTCACCTAGGCGGCAATATTAAAGATGGTGAAACTATCTTTATGCTATTGGTGAATGCGATTTTCCACCCAGTTATCGCCGGTATTTTACTAGCCGCTATTTTGGCTGCGATTATGAGTACAGCTGACTCGCAACTATTAGTATCTTCTTCTGCCCTAGCAGAAGACTTCTACAAACAAGTATTTCGCCCGCAAGCCAGCCAGCAAGAAATTGTTAAAGTGGGTCGCATAGCGGTAGTTGCCTTGTCTATTGTGGCGCTAGTATTAGCCATGAACCCAGAGAGCTCGGTACTCGGTTTAGTTTCTTACGCATGGGCCGGATTTGGTGCAGCCTTTGGCCCAGCTCTATTGATTAGCTTGTTCTGGAAAGACATGAACCGCAACGGCGCATTAGCTGGCGTAGTGCTAGGTGGCGTAACGGTTGTAGTATGGAAGCAGCTAAGCGGCGGCCTATTCGACATTTATGAAATTGTGCCCGGCTTTATCTTCGCCAGCATTGCCATTATCGCAGTGAGCAAAGCCACCGGCGGAGCCAGCCAATCAATTCATACTACTCACGCTGAATATGAAAAACAGCTGGTTGAATTAGATTAA
- a CDS encoding helix-turn-helix domain-containing protein: MFLDYNPTQGKVADKRAYQTRQPLPPLNRWVQSYWQLTVPKGQFQYHSVPDNCVDWIINLDNFSDNFLVPPFLSSTVFHINGPASFFGIRFQILGHKGLISVPLGEWAEAGSVKAEDLLTAEIVYSVFEAIDKAKCFDSRCNSLFAVMLSAIKFGKEDPRLARYIQYCYKCVSANLGLAESHSSEFGVSARQLRRLTKQHLGLAPKDFGKVLRFQSALKAMNTWHHNKAYLDNYYDQPHFVREFKRLSGVTPTQFRKMSVLYNHYSSK; the protein is encoded by the coding sequence ATGTTTTTAGATTATAATCCGACTCAAGGAAAAGTCGCTGACAAGCGCGCCTATCAAACGCGGCAGCCATTGCCGCCGTTAAATCGTTGGGTGCAATCGTATTGGCAGCTCACAGTCCCTAAAGGTCAGTTTCAATACCACAGTGTGCCGGATAACTGTGTTGATTGGATTATTAACCTAGATAACTTCAGCGATAATTTTCTGGTTCCGCCATTTCTCTCATCTACTGTATTTCATATCAATGGCCCTGCCTCTTTTTTTGGTATTCGTTTTCAAATTCTCGGGCATAAAGGCTTAATCTCTGTGCCCTTAGGCGAATGGGCAGAGGCTGGTAGCGTAAAGGCGGAAGACTTACTAACGGCAGAAATCGTTTACTCTGTATTTGAAGCCATTGATAAGGCAAAGTGCTTTGATTCGCGCTGTAATAGCCTGTTTGCAGTAATGCTTTCTGCTATAAAGTTTGGCAAGGAGGACCCTCGCCTAGCTCGTTACATTCAATACTGTTACAAATGTGTCAGCGCTAATCTAGGCCTAGCGGAGAGCCACAGTTCTGAATTTGGAGTGTCTGCACGTCAGCTTAGAAGGTTGACCAAACAGCACCTTGGTTTGGCCCCCAAAGATTTTGGTAAGGTACTTAGATTTCAGAGTGCCCTCAAAGCCATGAACACTTGGCACCACAACAAAGCCTACCTCGATAATTACTACGACCAGCCACATTTTGTGCGCGAGTTTAAACGCTTATCTGGAGTTACACCGACACAGTTCAGAAAAATGTCCGTTTTATACAATCACTACTCTTCTAAGTGA
- a CDS encoding VOC family protein, translating to MIEIDAMFPVMVTANLEAVKAFYESVFGFNAVFYDADFYLHLVSPHSGIQLGFLMPEHASQPDFLKPLMSPDGYVISLEVKDATKAYTEAQKMDLTIAMQLKEEVWGQLHFMLQDPAGFKIDVVQHVDASGN from the coding sequence ATGATTGAAATAGACGCTATGTTTCCTGTGATGGTAACGGCAAACTTAGAGGCGGTGAAGGCATTCTATGAATCTGTGTTTGGCTTTAATGCCGTATTTTACGACGCTGACTTTTATTTACACTTGGTGTCACCCCATTCAGGTATTCAGCTTGGCTTTTTGATGCCAGAACATGCTAGCCAACCAGACTTTCTTAAACCATTAATGTCTCCCGACGGTTATGTAATTTCCCTAGAAGTTAAAGATGCTACTAAGGCCTATACCGAAGCTCAGAAAATGGATTTGACGATAGCAATGCAGCTCAAAGAAGAAGTGTGGGGCCAGCTACATTTTATGCTGCAAGACCCAGCTGGTTTTAAGATAGACGTAGTGCAACATGTGGACGCTTCAGGTAACTAG